A single Mycobacteriales bacterium DNA region contains:
- a CDS encoding transporter substrate-binding domain-containing protein translates to MLADMALPSESLVRAFAPVGRLRASINLGNPILAHRDAATGEAGGVSVDLARALGRELDLEVELVLFEKAMLSVDAVRSEKADVGFFAVDPARSDGLRFTAPYVLIEGSYLVPDRSPMHDNADVDDARNRVAVGQGSAYDLFLSRELQAAQVERVANAPAVLQALKTGQVEVAAGIRQLLEGWAGDDPSLRMLPGRFMVIQQAMGLPAGRGDAAAEALAEFVERSKSTGFVAEALARHGIEGASVAPAG, encoded by the coding sequence CTCCATCAACCTGGGCAACCCGATCCTCGCGCATCGTGATGCGGCCACCGGCGAGGCCGGCGGTGTCTCGGTCGATCTGGCGCGGGCGCTCGGGCGGGAGCTCGATCTCGAGGTCGAGTTGGTCTTGTTCGAGAAGGCCATGCTCTCGGTGGATGCCGTGCGGAGCGAGAAGGCCGACGTCGGCTTCTTCGCGGTGGATCCGGCGCGCAGCGACGGTCTGCGCTTCACCGCGCCGTACGTGCTGATCGAGGGCAGTTATCTAGTGCCCGACCGCTCCCCCATGCACGACAACGCCGACGTGGATGACGCCCGGAACCGGGTAGCGGTCGGACAGGGCAGCGCCTATGACCTCTTCCTCTCGCGCGAGCTTCAGGCGGCGCAGGTCGAGCGCGTGGCCAATGCGCCTGCGGTGCTACAGGCGCTGAAGACCGGCCAGGTCGAGGTGGCGGCCGGCATTCGCCAGCTGCTGGAGGGCTGGGCCGGCGACGATCCGTCGTTGCGCATGCTGCCCGGCCGGTTCATGGTGATCCAGCAGGCGATGGGTCTGCCGGCCGGACGCGGTGACGCCGCCGCAGAGGCGCTGGCGGAATTCGTCGAACGCAGCAAGTCCACCGGATTCGTCGCCGAAGCACTGGCGCGACACGGCATCGAGGGCGCCTCCGTCGCACCGGCTGGTTAG
- a CDS encoding metalloregulator ArsR/SmtB family transcription factor → MPNQESSLDRIFGALSNETRRQIVARLVRSPASVGELASPLAMSLPSVMQHLQVLQDCGLVTTRKVGRIRTCSVEPEALRSVETWLADQRTVWERRLDRLGDLLGEA, encoded by the coding sequence GTGCCTAACCAAGAGTCGTCGTTGGATCGCATCTTCGGTGCGCTGAGCAACGAGACCCGACGCCAGATCGTGGCTCGGCTGGTTCGTTCACCCGCGTCGGTCGGCGAATTGGCATCGCCGTTGGCGATGTCGCTGCCGTCGGTGATGCAGCACCTGCAGGTGCTACAGGACTGCGGGCTGGTGACGACTCGCAAGGTCGGGCGGATCCGCACCTGCTCGGTCGAGCCGGAAGCGTTGCGATCGGTCGAGACGTGGCTCGCGGATCAGCGCACGGTCTGGGAGCGCCGGCTGGACCGGCTCGGCGACCTCCTCGGCGAGGCCA